In the Arachis ipaensis cultivar K30076 chromosome B10, Araip1.1, whole genome shotgun sequence genome, one interval contains:
- the LOC110268026 gene encoding putative serine carboxypeptidase-like 52 yields the protein MCLTRKISLVNLSKKFYRSLIYSGDHDMVIPFLATQAWIRSLKYSIVDDCRPWYTNGQVAGYTRTYSNAMTFATVKGGGHTAPEYKPQECFHMYSRWISKRLF from the exons ATGTGCCTTACAAGGAAGATATCTCTAGTAAATCTCAGCAAAAAATTCTATCGTTCACTGATTTATAG TGGGGATCATGACATGGTTATTCCTTTCTTGGCAACTCAAGCATGGATAAGATCGTTAAAGTACTCCATTGTCGACGATTGCAGGCCATGGTATACTAATGGCCAAGTTGCAGG ATACACAAGGACTTACTCCAATGCAATGACATTTGCAACTGTCAAGG GTGGAGGGCACACAGCACCAGAGTACAAGCCTCAAGAATGCTTTCACATGTATAGTAGGTGGATCTCTAAGAGACTTTTCTAG
- the LOC107623367 gene encoding pentatricopeptide repeat-containing protein At1g73400, mitochondrial-like, with protein MPSISRSKTMVGMFHRYLNYVKSPSFSPLTLQAPPQTETTLQLPVFSSFRHPPCHISRSHASCVYLIQSSSLHIHSFGKHVVPMRNYCSETVSVIQNSSFSVNVEEVNGLESYVDKVYNSVMDSSLGFNNLENALDQLGVPLSTPLVTGVLYRLRYDEKIAFRFFTWAGCQQNYSHEPCAYNDMMDILSCTKYKTKQFRIVCDMLEYMKRHNKNTVPVEVVLTILRRYTEKYLTRVQKFAKKKRIRVKTQPEINAFNLLLDALCKCCLVEDAEGLYKKVRKRIKPNADTHNILVFGWCRVRNPTRAMKFLEEMIELGHKPDNFTYNTALDTFFKAGMITEALNLFEFMRTKGSTISSPTAKTYAIVIVALVQNDRMEECFELTGHMISNGCLPDVSTYKDIIEGMCLNGKIDEAYKFLDEMGNKGYPPDIVTYNCFLKVLCDNKKSEEALKLYGRMIEFGCLPSVQTYNMLISMFFDMDDPDGAFETWHEMEERVCRPDTHTYCLMVEGLFRCNRIDDAFILLEEVINKGIKLPYRKFDSFLMQLSTIGDLHAIHRLSDHMRKFYNHAMARRYALSQKRKSMSLRG; from the coding sequence ATGCCTTCGATTTCAAGAAGCAAAACGATGGTGGGTATGTTTCATAGGTACCTAAACTATGTGAAAAGTCCTTCCTTTTCTCCATTAACCCTTCAAGCTCCACCTCAAACTGAAACCACACTTCAATTGCCAGTTTTTTCTTCTTTTCGGCACCCTCCTTGCCATATTTCAAGATCACATGCTTCTTGTGTTTACTTAATTCAGTCTTCATCACTGCATATTCACTCTTTTGGTAAACATGTTGTTCCAATGCGGAATTATTGTTCAGAAACTGTCTCAGTGATCCAAAATTCTAGCTTTAGTGTGAATGTTGAAGAAGTTAATGGTTTAGAGAGCTATGTTGATAAGGTTTACAACTCTGTGATGGATAGTTCTCTAGGTTTTAACAATTTGGAAAATGCTCTTGATCAATTGGGTGTTCCATTGTCTACCCCATTGGTCACCGGGGTGTTGTATAGGCTTCGTTATGACGAAAAGATTGCATTTCGGTTCTTCACTTGGGCTGGCTGTCAACAGAATTATTCACATGAGCCTTGTGCTTATAATGATATGATGGACATCTTATCTTGTACTAAGTACAAGACTAAGCAGTTCCGGATAGTTTGCGACATGCTGGAGTATATGAAGAGGCATAACAAGAACACGGTGCCAGTTGAAGTCGTCTTGACGATTTTGAGGAGGTATACAGAGAAGTATCTGACTCGTGTGCAGAAGTTTGCGAAGAAGAAGAGGATAAGAGTGAAGACACAGCCAGAAATAAATGCATTTAACTTGCTCTTGGATGCCCTGTGCAAGTGTTGCTTAGTTGAGGATGCTGAAGGTCTGTATAAGAAAGTTAGGAAAAGGATCAAGCCCAATGCAGATACACACAATATATTGGTTTTCGGCTGGTGTAGGGTTAGAAACCCGACTAGGGCAATGAAATTCCTGGAAGAGATGATTGAATTGGGTCATAAGCCTGACAATTTCACTTACAACACCGCCCTTGATACCTTTTTCAAGGCAGGCATGATAACCGAGGCACTAAATCTTTTTGAATTCATGAGAACGAAAGGTTCAACCATATCTTCTCCCACTGCAAAGACTTATGCAATTGTAATTGTGGCGCTTGTGCAAAATGATAGAATGGAGGAGTGTTTTGAACTTACGGGGCATATGATTAGCAATGGTTGCCTTCCTGATGTTTCAACATACAAGGATATAATTGAAGGGATGTGTTTGAATGGAAAGATAGATGAAGCTTACAAGTTCTTGGATGAGATGGGAAATAAAGGTTACCCTCCAGATATTGTTACTTATAATTGTTTCCTCAAGGTCCTTTGTGACAATAAGAAGTCTGAGGAAGCCCTTAAACTATATGGAAGAATGATTGAATTCGGTTGCCTTCCTAGTGTTCAGACTTATAATATGCTGATTTCAATGTTTTTTGATATGGATGATCCTGATGGGGCATTTGAGACTTGGCACGAAATGGAGGAGCGAGTTTGCAGACCGGACACACACACTTACTGTCTGATGGTTGAGGGGCTATTTCGCTGCAATAGAATTGACGACGCTTTTATTCTTTTGGAAGAAGTGATAAACAAGGGAATAAAGTTGCCATATCGGAAGTTCGATTCTTTTTTGATGCAACTCTCGACAATTGGTGATCTCCATGCCATTCACAGGCTTTCAGATCACATGAGAAAGTTCTATAATCATGCTATGGCAAGACGTTATGCACTAAGCCAGAAGCGTAAGAGCATGAGTTTGAGAGGATAG
- the LOC107619914 gene encoding uncharacterized protein LOC107619914: protein MTWISPLKAFGVRELLSMESMFKSHREACLVIVSKSMDSDTGTQILNPFVKKGFRVTASAPDFKYIFKGTHAKSWFQKLKEGNVNPGEVFLGQNLSNLLRLALLYKFGGAYIEADVVVLKIFSKLRNTIGALNLDPRTGEWSRLNNAVLVLPPPCSRGNRGIFTESSLADVVKQTPDMADNGVHQLTQSELMAQMAELQAEVKRLAELSAQNNTNKRDEGNPKRSSQGMADLLIDDPPKERLTLDNPFSEEITNFQMPKHFTLPSSLEPYKGIGDPRAHIKKFQSMMFFNGPNNEPVLCRAFPTYLDGAALLWFSKLPAGSISSFEELAKSFIDYFAAARIYVHGSDYLGTIHQGPQESLKDYLTRFAEATMEIPDLDPAVHLHALKAGLRPGKFRETIAITKPKTLEEFRERAAGQMEIEELREANKTKRKPRREEDRTPRSAHNKDFGKPFKLTPKFDNYTRFNTRREKIIKEILNAKIIKPPTRAGSYQDQRFVDKSKHCAFHQKYGHTTDECIIAKDLLERLARQGLLDKYIEGRKHKEGDHDKEERQPTSANKETNKWPSSNQPKAVINCISGGFAGGGETTSARKRSYRAMLAIEGTAPLRNHDAPDLEITFNKADICSAAPHLDDPVVISIQTGDLLVRKVLLDPGSSADVLFYSTFLKMNLSEKLIQPSSGELVGFSGERVPIKGYIWLKTTIGGNSSFRTLDIQYLIVDCISPYNIILGRPALNMFRAVISTFHLCVKFQAQDGRITTIHSDRQQARQCYNSSLKRLDKREKQHEVKAVQTREEVLSLAELDPRGDAQERPQPSDEL from the exons ATGACTTGGATTTCACCATTGAAGGCATTTGGTGTAAGAGAATTACTTTCCATGGAGAGCATGTTCAAGTCTCACCGTGAAGCTTGTTTGGTCATAGTTTCAAAGTCAATGGACTCTGACACAGGAACTCAGATTCTGAATCCTTTTGTGAAAAAAGGATTCAGGGTCACTGCCAGTGCACCTGATTTCAAATACATATTCAAGGGAACTCATGCTAAATCATGGTTTCAAAAGTTAAAGGAAGGGAATGTGAACCCCGGTGAAGTTTTCTTGGGACAAAACCTCTCCAATTTGCTTAGGCTTGCATTGTTGTACAAGTTTGGAGGTGCATACATTGAGGCTGATGTAGTGGTCTTGAAGATCTTCTCCAAATTAAGGAACACAATTGGAGCTCTGAATCTTGATCCAAGAACTGGTGAATGGAGTCGTTTGAACAATGCAGTGTTG GTACTCCCGCCGCCGTGTTCAAGAGGCAACCGAGGAATATTCACTGAGTCATCACTGGCCGACGT GGTCAAACAAACTCCTGATATGGCTGACAATGGAGTCCATCAGCTCACACAGAGCGAGCTTATGGCCCAGATGGCTGAGCTCCAAGCAGAAGTCAAAAGACTGGCCGAACTGTCGGCACAAAACAACACCAACAAGAGAGACGAGGGCAATCCCAAGAGATCATCCCAAGGCATGGCTGATCTATTAATCGACGACCCCCCGAAGGAGAGACTAACTTTGGATAACCCCTTTTCCGAAGAGATTACGAACTTTCAAATGCCAAAACATTTCACACTACCCTCCTCCCTCGAGCCCTACAAGGGGATTGGTGACCCCCGGGCTCACATTAAGAAATTTCagtctatgatgttttttaacggCCCTAACAATGAACCTGTGCTTTGCAGAGCTTTCCCGACTTATCTTGATGGAGCGGCTTTGCTTTGGTTTTCGAAACTACCTGCAGGTTCAATTTCTTCTTTCGAAGAATTGGCGAAGTCATTCATTGATTATTTCGCCGCAGCAAGAATATACGTCCATGGGTCGGATTATCTAGGCACAATCCACCAAGGTCCTCAGGAAAGTTTGAAAGACTATCTGACCAGATTTGCAGAGGCGACTATGGAGATACCCGATCTAGATCCCGCTGTCCACCTGCATGCACTTAAGGCCGGCCTCCGACCTGGAAAGTTTAGAGAAACGATCGCAATTACCAAACCAAAGACATTGGAGGAATTCCGGGAGAGGGCGGCCGGACAAATGGAAATCGAAGAATTACGTGAGGCcaacaaaacgaaaagaaaacCCAGGAGAGAAGAGGACCGTACACCAAGGTCGGCTCACAACAAAGATTTCGGCAAACCATTCAAACTTACTCCAAAATTCGACAATTACACCAGATTCAACACGAGAAGGGAAAAGATAATCAAGGAAATACTCAATGCCAAAATCATAAAACCTCCAACAAGGGCAGGCAGCTATCAGGACCAGAGGTTCGTAGACAAAAGCAAACACTGTGCTTTCCACCAAAAATACGGACACACAACTGACGAATGCATAATAGCCAAAGACCTCCTGGAAAGACTCGCTCGGCAAGGCCTACTCGATAAGTACATCGAAGGAAGAAAACATAAAGAAGGcgaccatgacaaggaggaaagACAACCGACCTCAGCCAACAAAGAAACCAACAAATGGCCAAGTAGCAACCAACCCAAGGCAGTCATAAACTGCATATCCGGAGGATTTGCCGGGGGCGGTGAAACAACGTCGGCAAGGAAACGCAGTTACCGAGCCATGCTAGCCATAGAAGGAACAGCGCCACTAAGAAATCACGATGCGCCAGATTTAGAAATCACCTTCAACAAAGCAGATATATGCTCGGCCGCCCCACACCTAGACGATCCAGTAGTAATCTCTATCCAGACAGGCGACCTATTGGTAAGAAAGGTCCTTTTAGACCCAGGTAGCAGTGCAGACGTTCTCTTTTATTCTACCTTTTTAAAGATGAACTTATCTGAAAAACTCATACAACCCTCCTCCGGAGAACTAGTAGGATTCTCTGGAGAAAGGGTACCAATAAAAGGTTATATATGGCTTAAAACAACAATAGGTGGAAATTCATCATTCAGAACCCTTGATATACAATACCTGATAGTTGACTGCATTAGTCCATACAATATTATTCTCGGGAGACCTGCTCTGAACATGTTCAGAGCAGTAATATCAACCTTTCACCTATGTGTTAAGTTTCAGGCGCAGGACGGCAGAATAACAACAATCCACTCAGACCGCCAACAAGCTCGGCAGTGCTATAACTCCAGCTTGAAAAGGTTGGATAAGAGAGAGAAACAACACGAGGTCAAAGCAGTACAAACTAGGGAGGAAGTCCTATCCCTAGCCGAGCTTGACCCCCGGGGAGACGCGCAGGAAAGACCCCAACCATCAGACGAACTTTAG